The Cellulomonas fulva genome includes a window with the following:
- a CDS encoding inositol-3-phosphate synthase, whose protein sequence is MTSIRVAIVGVGNCAASLVQGVHYYADADPNGTVPGLMHVQFGDYHVKDIEFVAAFDVDAKKVGFDLSEAIVASENNTIKIADVPPLGVTVQRGHTLDGLGKYYSQTIEESDAEPVDIVATLREQQVDVLICYLPVGSEAAAKFYATCAIEAGVAFVNALPVFIASDPEWAAKFEAAGVPIVGDDIKSQVGATITHRVLAKLFEDRGVVLDRTYQLNVGGNMDFKNMLERERLESKKISKTQAVTSNLEGPLGGKKEDRNVHIGPSDYVAWLDDRKWAYVRLEGRAFGEVPLNLEYKLEVWDSPNSAGIIIDALRAAKIAKDRGIGGPILSASTYFMKSPPVQMEDTKGRAQLEAFIAGENER, encoded by the coding sequence ATGACTTCCATCCGCGTCGCCATCGTCGGCGTCGGCAACTGCGCCGCGTCGCTCGTCCAGGGCGTCCACTACTACGCCGACGCGGACCCGAATGGGACCGTCCCCGGCCTCATGCACGTCCAGTTCGGCGACTACCACGTCAAGGACATCGAGTTCGTCGCCGCGTTCGACGTCGACGCCAAGAAGGTCGGCTTCGACCTGTCCGAGGCGATCGTCGCGTCGGAGAACAACACCATCAAGATCGCCGACGTCCCGCCGCTCGGCGTGACCGTGCAGCGCGGCCACACGCTCGACGGCCTGGGCAAGTACTACTCCCAGACCATCGAGGAGTCGGACGCCGAGCCGGTCGACATCGTCGCCACCCTGCGTGAGCAGCAGGTCGACGTCCTGATCTGCTACCTGCCCGTCGGCTCCGAGGCCGCGGCGAAGTTCTACGCGACCTGCGCGATCGAGGCCGGCGTCGCCTTCGTGAACGCGCTGCCCGTGTTCATCGCCTCCGACCCCGAGTGGGCCGCGAAGTTCGAGGCCGCCGGTGTCCCGATCGTCGGCGACGACATCAAGTCGCAGGTCGGCGCGACCATCACGCACCGCGTGCTCGCGAAGCTGTTCGAGGACCGCGGCGTCGTGCTGGACCGCACGTACCAGCTCAACGTCGGCGGCAACATGGACTTCAAGAACATGCTCGAGCGCGAGCGCCTGGAGTCCAAGAAGATCTCCAAGACGCAGGCCGTGACCTCGAACCTCGAGGGCCCGCTCGGCGGCAAGAAGGAGGACCGCAACGTCCACATCGGTCCGTCGGACTACGTGGCGTGGCTCGACGACCGCAAGTGGGCGTACGTCCGCCTCGAGGGCCGCGCGTTCGGTGAGGTCCCCCTGAACCTCGAGTACAAGCTCGAGGTCTGGGACTCCCCCAACTCGGCCGGCATCATCATCGACGCCCTGCGCGCCGCGAAGATCGCCAAGGACCGCGGCATCGGCGGCCCCATCCTGTCCGCGTCGACGTACTTCATGAAGTCGCCGCCGGTCCAGATGGAGGACACGAAGGGCCGGGCGCAGCTCGAGGCCTTCATCGCCGGCGAGAACGAGCGCTGA
- a CDS encoding PadR family transcriptional regulator gives MRGRSDVLEPAILGLLHESPMHGYELRKRLNLVLGSFRALSYGSLYPCLKSLVARGWIVGTESSADPLAVGSKRARIVYQLTADGKEHLQSVLASSGPAAWEDENFDVRFAFFAQTDAETRLRILEGRRTRLTERLETIRQSVSRTRERMDEYTLELQRHGLEQAEREVRWLDGLIDNERGVRRARPATSGQPAGAASTADGELAGPARSTEKERG, from the coding sequence ATGCGGGGACGTTCCGACGTGCTCGAGCCGGCCATCCTCGGTCTGCTCCACGAGTCGCCGATGCACGGGTACGAGCTGCGCAAGCGGCTCAACCTGGTCCTCGGGTCGTTCCGGGCGCTCTCGTACGGGTCGCTGTACCCGTGCCTGAAGTCGCTCGTGGCGCGCGGCTGGATCGTCGGCACCGAGTCCTCCGCCGACCCGCTCGCGGTCGGCAGCAAGAGGGCCCGGATCGTCTACCAGCTGACGGCCGACGGCAAGGAGCACCTGCAGTCGGTCCTCGCCTCGTCGGGCCCGGCGGCCTGGGAGGACGAGAACTTCGACGTGCGGTTCGCGTTCTTCGCGCAGACCGACGCGGAGACCCGCCTGCGGATCCTCGAGGGTCGGCGCACGCGCCTGACCGAGCGTCTCGAGACGATCCGGCAGTCCGTCTCTCGCACCCGCGAGCGCATGGACGAGTACACGCTCGAGCTCCAGCGGCACGGCCTCGAGCAGGCCGAGCGCGAGGTCCGTTGGCTCGACGGGCTCATCGACAACGAGCGTGGCGTCCGCCGCGCACGTCCCGCGACGTCCGGCCAGCCGGCCGGCGCCGCGTCCACCGCCGACGGCGAGCTCGCCGGTCCGGCCAGATCCACCGAGAAGGAGCGAGGATGA
- a CDS encoding transglycosylase domain-containing protein: MAGSSRATAPRSRRSAPRGSRARSARTPQKKKFFDYPRTGYHGLHRWLPSWRVVLGTVLGVGFLGLGAVVAAYATIDLPDPGADTRAQTSTVYYADGKAVMGTYAVQKRELVDFADLPDYVGNSVVAAEDRTFWDNSGISVPSMARAFVNNVRGGSTQGGSTLTQQYVERYYVDQTTTDYVGKFKEALLALKVSKEQDKKEILGNYLNTIYFGRDSYGIQAAAQAYFDVDAADLTVSQAALIAGIIPSPNNWDPAVSPEKAEARWDIVIQSMLEEGFITQAEHDEAEFPATVTYERSTKYEGEQGYLLKMVEDELAQEPIGIDKEDLDRGGYTIVTTIQKPVQQRLVDSVHDLWAGDLTDGEKPKSDNLKVAAASVDPANGGIVALYGGKDFLTDQVNWATYGNGIQAGSTFKPFTLVAALEDGVSLDTTFPAYSPMKIDGWGDEDDEVTNFGGASYGSLDLVDATADSVNTVYAQLNLQIGPERTAEVANQAGITTPVDQYPSNVLGANPVHPLDMADAYATFAAQGVHHDAHIVARVLNPDDTVNFETDGDPDRVFEADVMADATYAMTQVVERGSGEPYVKPLDVPIAGKTGTSTGNLSAWFVGYTPTIATAVALSQVGEDGVSQETITPFGPSGYGGTLSEVTGGSIPANLWAAYMDEVLDMKQFAKVRDFPERTEDEPTSRPTTAPSPTATPTQEPTIEATEPTSVRVPSGLAGMREADAIAALKAVGLEPVIVKQSDPEVSVGRVIAADPRAGTEVPAGSSVTLIVSSGPEPTQEPTPDKKPTKSPTATPPPDDGTGGEDPPDDGSQDGGSQRDDGA, translated from the coding sequence TTGGCCGGCTCCTCCCGCGCGACCGCCCCGCGGTCGCGCCGCAGCGCGCCTCGTGGCTCCCGCGCCCGATCCGCCCGGACCCCGCAGAAGAAGAAGTTCTTCGACTACCCGCGGACCGGGTACCACGGGCTGCACCGGTGGCTCCCCTCGTGGCGCGTCGTGCTCGGCACCGTCCTCGGCGTCGGCTTCCTCGGCCTCGGCGCCGTCGTCGCGGCCTACGCGACGATCGACCTCCCCGACCCCGGCGCCGACACGCGGGCTCAGACGTCGACCGTGTACTACGCGGACGGCAAGGCCGTGATGGGGACCTACGCCGTGCAGAAGCGCGAGCTCGTCGACTTCGCCGACCTGCCGGACTACGTCGGCAACTCCGTCGTCGCGGCGGAGGACCGCACGTTCTGGGACAACTCCGGGATCTCCGTCCCGAGCATGGCGCGCGCCTTCGTCAACAACGTGCGCGGCGGCTCGACGCAGGGTGGGTCGACGCTGACGCAGCAGTACGTCGAGCGGTACTACGTGGACCAGACGACGACCGACTACGTGGGCAAGTTCAAGGAGGCGCTGCTCGCGCTCAAGGTCTCCAAGGAGCAGGACAAGAAGGAGATCCTGGGGAACTACCTCAACACGATCTACTTCGGCCGCGACTCCTACGGGATCCAGGCCGCGGCGCAGGCCTACTTCGACGTGGACGCCGCCGACCTGACCGTCTCGCAGGCAGCGCTGATCGCGGGCATCATCCCCTCGCCCAACAACTGGGACCCGGCCGTCAGCCCCGAGAAGGCGGAGGCCCGCTGGGACATCGTCATCCAGTCGATGCTCGAGGAGGGGTTCATCACCCAGGCCGAGCACGACGAGGCCGAGTTCCCCGCCACGGTCACGTACGAGCGCTCGACGAAGTACGAGGGCGAGCAGGGATACCTGCTGAAGATGGTGGAGGACGAGCTCGCCCAGGAGCCGATCGGGATCGACAAGGAGGACCTCGACCGCGGCGGCTACACGATCGTCACCACGATCCAGAAGCCCGTCCAGCAGCGGCTCGTCGACTCCGTCCACGACCTGTGGGCCGGCGACCTCACCGACGGGGAGAAGCCGAAGTCGGACAACCTCAAGGTCGCGGCCGCCTCGGTGGACCCGGCCAACGGCGGCATCGTCGCGCTGTACGGGGGCAAGGACTTCCTGACCGACCAGGTCAACTGGGCCACGTACGGCAACGGGATCCAGGCCGGGTCGACGTTCAAGCCGTTCACGCTGGTCGCGGCGCTCGAGGACGGCGTGAGCCTCGACACGACCTTCCCCGCGTACTCACCGATGAAGATCGACGGCTGGGGTGACGAGGACGACGAGGTCACCAACTTCGGCGGCGCGTCGTACGGCTCGCTGGACCTCGTGGACGCGACCGCGGACTCGGTCAACACCGTGTACGCGCAGCTCAACCTGCAGATCGGCCCGGAGCGGACGGCCGAGGTGGCCAACCAGGCCGGCATCACGACGCCGGTGGACCAGTACCCCTCGAACGTGCTGGGCGCGAACCCGGTCCACCCGCTCGACATGGCGGACGCCTACGCGACGTTCGCCGCGCAGGGGGTGCACCACGACGCGCACATCGTCGCCCGGGTGCTCAACCCCGACGACACGGTCAACTTCGAGACCGACGGCGACCCCGACCGCGTCTTCGAGGCGGACGTCATGGCGGACGCCACGTACGCGATGACGCAGGTCGTCGAGCGCGGCTCGGGTGAGCCCTACGTGAAGCCCCTCGACGTCCCGATCGCCGGCAAGACCGGCACGTCGACCGGCAACCTGTCGGCGTGGTTCGTCGGGTACACCCCGACGATCGCGACCGCGGTCGCCCTCAGCCAGGTGGGCGAGGACGGGGTCTCGCAGGAGACCATCACGCCGTTCGGGCCGAGCGGGTACGGCGGCACGCTCAGCGAGGTCACCGGTGGGTCGATCCCCGCGAACCTCTGGGCCGCCTACATGGACGAGGTCCTGGACATGAAGCAGTTCGCGAAGGTCCGGGACTTCCCCGAGCGGACCGAGGACGAGCCGACGTCGCGTCCGACGACCGCGCCCTCCCCGACGGCGACGCCGACGCAGGAGCCGACGATCGAGGCGACCGAGCCCACGAGCGTGCGGGTGCCGTCCGGGCTCGCCGGGATGCGGGAGGCGGACGCGATCGCGGCGCTCAAGGCGGTGGGGCTCGAACCGGTCATCGTCAAGCAGTCCGACCCCGAGGTCAGCGTGGGCCGGGTGATCGCGGCAGACCCGCGCGCCGGCACCGAGGTGCCCGCCGGCTCGTCGGTCACGCTGATCGTCTCGTCGGGCCCCGAGCCCACGCAGGAGCCGACGCCGGACAAGAAGCCGACGAAGTCGCCGACGGCGACGCCGCCGCCGGACGACGGAACCGGTGGGGAGGACCCGCCGGACGACGGCTCGCAGGACGGCGGCTCGCAGCGCGACGACGGCGCGTGA
- the rpsF gene encoding 30S ribosomal protein S6 yields the protein MSLRQYEIMIILDPEIEERTVAPSLDKYLSVVKTDGGNVDKVDIWGRRRLAYDIQKKSEGIYAVVDFTAEPATAKELDRQLGLNEVVLRTKVLRREA from the coding sequence ATGAGCCTGCGTCAGTACGAGATCATGATCATCCTCGACCCCGAGATCGAGGAGCGCACCGTCGCTCCGTCCCTCGACAAGTACCTGTCGGTCGTCAAGACCGACGGCGGCAACGTCGACAAGGTGGACATCTGGGGCCGTCGTCGCCTGGCGTACGACATCCAGAAGAAGTCCGAGGGCATCTACGCGGTCGTCGACTTCACCGCGGAGCCGGCCACGGCCAAGGAGCTCGACCGCCAGCTCGGCCTCAACGAGGTCGTCCTGCGCACCAAGGTGCTGCGCCGCGAGGCGTGA
- a CDS encoding single-stranded DNA-binding protein, with product MAGETVITVIGNLTGDPELRFTPSGAAVANFTVASTPRTFDRQSNEWKDGDTLFMRCSIWREAAESVAESLTKGTRVIVTGRLTQRSYETREGEKRTVVELQVDEVGPSLRYATAKVTRTQRSGGGGGFGGGGGGGYSGGGGGGYSGGGSSSSGGDDPWATPAGGGGGGYSDEPPF from the coding sequence ATGGCTGGTGAGACCGTCATCACGGTGATCGGGAACCTGACCGGGGATCCCGAGCTGCGCTTCACCCCGTCGGGTGCAGCGGTGGCGAACTTCACCGTCGCGTCGACCCCGCGCACGTTCGACCGCCAGAGCAACGAGTGGAAGGACGGCGACACGCTGTTCATGCGCTGCTCGATCTGGCGGGAGGCGGCCGAGTCGGTCGCCGAGTCCCTCACCAAGGGCACCCGCGTCATCGTGACCGGCCGCCTGACCCAGCGCTCGTACGAGACCCGCGAGGGTGAGAAGCGCACCGTGGTCGAGCTGCAGGTCGACGAGGTCGGCCCCTCGCTGCGGTACGCCACCGCCAAGGTCACCCGGACCCAGCGTTCGGGTGGCGGTGGCGGCTTCGGCGGCGGCGGCGGTGGCGGGTACTCCGGCGGTGGCGGGGGCGGCTACTCCGGTGGCGGCTCCTCGAGCTCCGGCGGCGACGACCCGTGGGCCACGCCCGCGGGCGGTGGCGGCGGTGGCTACTCCGACGAGCCCCCGTTCTGA
- the rpsR gene encoding 30S ribosomal protein S18, which yields MAKAVVRKPKKKQNPLKAAKIEVVDYKDTALLRKFISDRGKIRARRVTGVSVQEQRAIARAVKNAREMALLPYSSSAR from the coding sequence ATGGCCAAGGCCGTTGTTCGTAAGCCCAAGAAGAAGCAGAACCCCCTGAAGGCAGCCAAGATCGAGGTTGTCGACTACAAGGACACCGCGCTGCTGCGCAAGTTCATCTCCGACCGCGGGAAGATCCGCGCTCGCCGGGTGACCGGGGTGTCCGTGCAGGAGCAGCGCGCGATCGCGCGCGCCGTCAAGAACGCCCGCGAGATGGCTCTTCTGCCGTACTCGTCGTCGGCTCGCTGA
- the rplI gene encoding 50S ribosomal protein L9, with protein sequence MAKIILTHEVTGLGAPGDVVEVKDGYARNYLIPRSLAAPWTKGAEKDITAIRRARKAREIATLDDAKAVRDSLQSKPVVVSAKAGDAGRLFGAVTTAEIADAVKASGAPAIDKRKVEIAQPIKALGEYTVSVRLHPEVAATVTVKVVAA encoded by the coding sequence ATGGCGAAGATCATCCTCACGCACGAGGTCACCGGCCTCGGCGCCCCCGGCGACGTGGTCGAGGTCAAGGACGGGTACGCCCGCAACTACCTCATCCCGCGCAGCCTGGCGGCCCCGTGGACCAAGGGTGCCGAGAAGGACATCACGGCGATCCGTCGCGCCCGCAAGGCGCGCGAGATCGCGACGCTGGACGACGCGAAGGCGGTGCGCGACTCGCTGCAGTCCAAGCCGGTCGTCGTGTCGGCCAAGGCCGGCGACGCCGGTCGTCTGTTCGGTGCCGTCACGACCGCGGAGATCGCTGACGCGGTCAAGGCGTCGGGCGCCCCGGCGATCGACAAGCGCAAGGTCGAGATCGCTCAGCCGATCAAGGCCCTGGGCGAGTACACGGTGTCCGTCCGCCTCCACCCGGAGGTCGCGGCCACGGTGACCGTCAAGGTCGTCGCAGCCTGA
- a CDS encoding MATE family efflux transporter translates to MQFNGCGPREGAGTISSTGQPPTIDRQILALAVPALGALVAEPLFVLVDSAVVGHLGTASLAGLALASSVLLTVVGLCVFLAYATTASVARRLGAGDAPGAMQTGVDGMWLAAGLGLVLAVALWWAAPWVVGALGADDEIAQQAVTYLRWSAPGLVGMLLVLAATGALRGLQDTRTPLGVAVTGAVVNSVLNVALVYGLHLGIAGSGAGTAITQLGMAAALVTVVVRGARAAGASLRPARAGIGASARHGAPLLARTATLRAAILLTTWVATGLGAVTLAGHQVVSSVWGLAAFALDALAIAAQALVGHALGADDVPRTRAVLRRTLQWGVGAGVVLGLVLGGAAALYAPLFTSDDEVARAIVVGMLVAGLCMPVAGWVFVLDGVLIGAGDGRFLAWAGLVTLVVYVPVALAVRAWAPPGAAGLAWLTLGFSGVFMLARALTTGYRARGTSWMVTGA, encoded by the coding sequence ATGCAGTTCAACGGGTGTGGACCGCGCGAAGGAGCAGGAACCATCTCATCCACTGGACAGCCGCCGACGATCGACCGGCAGATCCTCGCGCTCGCCGTCCCTGCGCTGGGCGCGCTGGTCGCCGAGCCGCTCTTCGTCCTGGTCGACTCCGCAGTCGTCGGGCACCTCGGCACCGCCTCGCTCGCGGGTCTCGCGCTCGCCTCGAGCGTGCTGCTCACGGTCGTCGGCCTGTGCGTCTTCCTCGCGTACGCGACCACCGCGTCCGTCGCCCGCCGCCTCGGCGCCGGCGACGCCCCGGGGGCGATGCAGACGGGTGTCGACGGCATGTGGCTGGCCGCCGGCCTGGGTCTCGTGCTGGCCGTCGCGCTGTGGTGGGCCGCGCCCTGGGTGGTGGGCGCGCTGGGTGCCGACGACGAGATCGCGCAGCAGGCCGTCACCTACCTGCGCTGGTCCGCGCCGGGACTGGTCGGGATGCTGCTGGTGCTGGCCGCGACCGGTGCCCTGCGCGGGCTCCAGGACACCCGGACCCCGCTGGGCGTCGCGGTGACCGGCGCCGTCGTCAACTCGGTGCTCAACGTCGCCCTGGTCTACGGGCTGCACCTCGGCATCGCGGGGTCGGGCGCCGGGACCGCCATCACCCAGCTCGGCATGGCCGCCGCGCTGGTCACCGTCGTCGTGCGTGGCGCGCGGGCGGCCGGCGCCTCGCTGCGGCCTGCCCGCGCCGGCATCGGCGCGAGCGCACGGCACGGTGCACCGCTGCTCGCCCGCACGGCGACGCTGCGCGCCGCGATCCTCCTCACCACCTGGGTCGCGACCGGCCTGGGCGCCGTCACCCTCGCCGGGCACCAGGTCGTCAGCTCCGTCTGGGGGCTCGCGGCGTTCGCGCTGGATGCCCTCGCGATCGCCGCGCAGGCCCTGGTGGGGCACGCTCTCGGCGCCGACGACGTCCCGCGGACCCGCGCCGTGCTCCGGCGCACGCTGCAGTGGGGCGTGGGCGCCGGCGTCGTCCTCGGGCTCGTCCTCGGCGGCGCGGCCGCGCTCTACGCGCCGTTGTTCACGTCCGACGACGAGGTCGCCCGAGCCATCGTCGTCGGCATGCTGGTCGCGGGGCTGTGCATGCCGGTCGCCGGCTGGGTCTTCGTGCTCGACGGCGTCCTCATCGGAGCCGGCGACGGTCGTTTCCTCGCGTGGGCCGGCCTGGTGACGCTCGTCGTCTACGTGCCCGTCGCCCTCGCGGTCCGCGCCTGGGCACCGCCCGGCGCCGCGGGCCTGGCCTGGCTCACCCTCGGCTTCAGCGGGGTGTTCATGCTCGCCCGCGCGCTCACCACCGGCTACCGCGCCCGCGGCACGTCCTGGATGGTCACAGGCGCCTGA
- the dnaB gene encoding replicative DNA helicase encodes MTIDELEYGAPPEAGPGGQRREFDRTPPQDLEAERSVLGGMMISKDAIADVIEQIRGTDFYRPAHEVIYDSILDLYGRGEPADAITVADELTKRGEIGRIGGAPYLHTLIASVPTAANAGFYARIVRERAILRKLVEAGTRIVQLGYGTDGGDVDELVNTAQAEVYAVTERRSSEDYLPLGEIIGGTVDEIEAAGHRGEGMIGVPTGFSDLDRLTNGLHPGQMIVLAARPAIGKSTLGIDIVRSASIKHNMASVVFSLEMSRNEITMRLLSAEARVHLQKLRTGQMGEDDWAKIAQTMGKISGAPLFIDDSPNMSLMEIRAKCRRLKQRHDLKLVVIDYLQLMTSGKRVESRQQEVSEFSRALKLLAKELEVPVIAISQLNRGPEQRTDKKPQMSDLRESGSIEQDADMVVLLHREDAYEKESPRAGEADLIVAKHRNGPTDTITVAFQGHFSRFVDMQA; translated from the coding sequence GTGACGATCGACGAGCTCGAGTACGGGGCACCGCCCGAGGCCGGTCCGGGAGGCCAGCGCCGCGAGTTCGACCGCACGCCGCCGCAGGACCTCGAGGCGGAGCGTTCCGTGCTCGGCGGCATGATGATCTCCAAGGACGCGATCGCCGACGTCATCGAGCAGATCCGCGGCACGGACTTCTACCGTCCGGCGCACGAGGTCATCTACGACTCGATCCTCGACCTCTACGGGCGTGGTGAGCCGGCGGACGCCATCACCGTGGCGGACGAGCTCACCAAGCGTGGCGAGATCGGCCGGATCGGCGGTGCGCCGTACCTGCACACCCTGATCGCCTCGGTGCCGACCGCTGCCAACGCCGGCTTCTACGCGCGGATCGTGCGCGAGCGGGCGATCCTGCGCAAGCTCGTCGAGGCGGGCACACGCATCGTCCAGCTGGGCTACGGGACCGACGGCGGTGACGTCGACGAGCTCGTGAACACCGCGCAGGCGGAGGTCTACGCGGTGACCGAGCGACGGTCGTCGGAGGACTACCTGCCGCTGGGCGAGATCATCGGCGGCACGGTCGACGAGATCGAGGCCGCCGGCCACCGCGGCGAGGGCATGATCGGCGTGCCCACCGGGTTCTCGGACCTGGACCGCCTGACGAACGGTTTGCATCCCGGGCAAATGATTGTGCTCGCGGCGAGGCCCGCAATTGGCAAATCGACCCTGGGAATTGACATTGTTCGCTCGGCGTCGATCAAACACAACATGGCGTCGGTGGTGTTCTCGCTCGAGATGAGCCGGAACGAGATCACGATGCGTCTGCTGTCCGCCGAGGCGCGGGTCCACCTCCAGAAGCTCCGCACCGGCCAGATGGGCGAGGACGACTGGGCGAAGATCGCGCAGACGATGGGCAAGATCTCCGGCGCGCCGCTGTTCATCGACGACTCGCCCAACATGTCGCTCATGGAGATCCGCGCCAAGTGCCGGCGGCTCAAGCAGCGGCACGACCTCAAGCTCGTCGTGATCGACTACCTGCAGCTCATGACGTCGGGCAAGCGCGTCGAGTCCCGCCAGCAGGAGGTCTCGGAGTTCTCCCGTGCCCTGAAGCTCCTCGCCAAGGAGCTCGAGGTCCCGGTCATCGCGATCTCGCAGCTGAACCGTGGTCCGGAGCAGCGCACGGACAAGAAGCCCCAGATGAGCGACCTCCGCGAGTCCGGGAGCATCGAGCAGGACGCCGACATGGTCGTGCTCCTGCACCGTGAGGACGCCTACGAGAAGGAGTCGCCGCGCGCGGGCGAGGCCGACCTGATCGTCGCGAAGCACCGAAACGGTCCGACCGACACCATCACCGTCGCGTTCCAGGGGCACTTCTCGCGCTTCGTGGACATGCAGGCGTAA
- the pyrE gene encoding orotate phosphoribosyltransferase → MRGPRRSLAQRIDSLCRLEGEFVLRSGTVASEYFDKYLFESDPHTLRAVAERMVPLLPPDTDVLGGLELGGVPIATILSSLTSLPVAFVRKEAKTYGTCRLAEGRDVTGARVTLVEDVITTGGAVRAAAVALRAQSAVVSTVLCAIDRSPAGHHPLADAGVEIRSVLVRADLDRARARA, encoded by the coding sequence GTGCGTGGACCACGGCGCTCTCTCGCTCAGAGGATCGACTCGCTGTGCCGGCTCGAAGGCGAGTTCGTCCTGCGGTCGGGGACCGTCGCTTCCGAGTACTTCGACAAGTACCTGTTCGAGTCCGACCCGCACACCTTGCGCGCCGTGGCCGAGCGGATGGTCCCGCTGCTGCCTCCTGACACCGACGTCCTGGGTGGCCTCGAGCTCGGCGGAGTCCCGATCGCGACCATTCTCAGCTCGCTGACGTCGCTGCCCGTCGCGTTCGTGCGCAAGGAGGCGAAGACGTACGGGACCTGCCGCCTCGCCGAAGGACGGGACGTCACCGGCGCTCGCGTCACCCTCGTGGAGGACGTCATCACCACTGGCGGAGCGGTGCGGGCTGCGGCTGTCGCGCTCCGAGCCCAGTCGGCGGTCGTGTCGACCGTCCTCTGCGCGATCGATCGCAGTCCCGCCGGTCACCACCCGCTCGCCGACGCCGGTGTCGAGATCCGATCGGTGCTCGTCCGCGCCGATCTCGACCGGGCGAGGGCACGCGCGTAG
- a CDS encoding septum formation family protein has translation MPAPQPSYAAAPPPPGAAPYAQGYPAPTATGYPTASPMQPYGQPPVPGHGPVGYPYRPPYDGFAIAGFALSLVGGTLLAIVFGIMGISRTRGGRARGRGLAIAALVIAPLWIVVAVVMFVVGLAGDGPGSSYAVGDCVQLDGDAGADVDEGVAPAMPSVPCAEPHDGEVYAAKDLPAGPYPGLDQVQQQGDAYCASEFEAFVGVPYDESRLELFYVYPQQVGWLTGDREIACVVTDVDAVTGTLRGAAR, from the coding sequence ATGCCGGCGCCCCAGCCCTCCTACGCCGCGGCACCTCCGCCGCCGGGCGCGGCGCCCTACGCGCAGGGATACCCCGCACCCACCGCGACGGGCTACCCGACGGCGTCGCCGATGCAGCCCTACGGGCAGCCACCGGTGCCGGGTCACGGTCCGGTCGGCTACCCCTACCGCCCGCCCTACGACGGCTTCGCCATCGCGGGCTTCGCGCTGAGCCTGGTCGGCGGGACGCTCCTCGCCATCGTCTTCGGGATCATGGGCATCTCGCGGACCCGCGGCGGCCGGGCGCGGGGCCGTGGCCTCGCGATCGCGGCGCTCGTCATCGCGCCGCTCTGGATCGTGGTCGCCGTCGTCATGTTCGTCGTCGGACTGGCGGGCGACGGTCCGGGGTCGTCGTACGCGGTGGGGGACTGCGTCCAGCTGGACGGCGACGCCGGGGCTGACGTCGACGAGGGCGTCGCGCCCGCGATGCCGTCGGTCCCGTGCGCGGAGCCGCACGACGGCGAGGTCTACGCGGCGAAGGACCTCCCTGCGGGCCCCTACCCCGGCCTCGACCAGGTGCAGCAGCAGGGCGACGCGTACTGCGCGTCCGAGTTCGAGGCGTTCGTGGGCGTGCCGTACGACGAGTCGCGGCTGGAGCTCTTCTACGTCTATCCCCAGCAGGTCGGCTGGCTCACGGGAGACCGCGAGATCGCCTGCGTCGTGACCGACGTCGACGCCGTCACGGGAACGCTCCGGGGCGCCGCGCGATAG